From a region of the Armatimonadota bacterium genome:
- a CDS encoding helix-turn-helix transcriptional regulator, translating into MDRYDEIGRRIRQAREAAGLTQEELGQQLGVSGVAVGHYERAARSIGIAELEAIARILNHPITWFLHLPRPWAQTVDAAYETVRKDPTFPHGGRHDPDLDTAFKEYVVRLYEAARGQRLLPTEEERLNYD; encoded by the coding sequence ATGGATCGGTATGATGAGATCGGACGCCGCATCCGCCAGGCCCGCGAAGCCGCCGGCCTCACACAGGAGGAACTGGGCCAACAGCTCGGCGTCTCCGGAGTCGCCGTGGGCCATTACGAGCGCGCCGCGCGCTCCATCGGCATCGCCGAACTGGAGGCCATCGCCAGGATCCTCAACCACCCGATCACCTGGTTCCTCCATCTGCCCCGCCCCTGGGCGCAAACCGTGGACGCCGCATACGAAACCGTGCGCAAGGATCCCACCTTCCCCCACGGCGGGCGCCACGACCCGGACCTCGACACCGCCTTCAAGGAATACGTCGTCCGCCTCTACGAAGCCGCCCGCGGCCAGCGGCTGCTGCCCACCGAGGAAGAGCGCCTCAACTACGATTGA
- a CDS encoding H-X9-DG-CTERM domain-containing protein, with the protein MMCDRCGENNLDEASTCRMCGFKLSDAASRAEAARLWRIRRYASGAPRLSTRARGILSVLFGAAGAFIVLSSLDLQMDLLPVGVAAICAFLGLYLGLSVIRELRFIEGVVWSRGLALAGAVISTGVLAAPALMVLVAAAMFPHKLVAEPRAINNLRKLSIAIQAYATDNGDRLPGWMSDASGTANHNVWDQQLAPYLQGDENFLSSADGKGIRSPSQPPPRTRVVYYGLNGLLITRPKAAFDGNADWAAGPYSVSLDALENRVNTIVLAELATSEPMGHPYAFTEAGGRKAMKGDSSAWNRALSQWIDVDPRAWVETDGPVKSYFKRQWNPNRGVGRSLHPGGACYAFADGHVAFLKLRQTATGGAVGLPTEQWWDGSNTWNMWNPR; encoded by the coding sequence ATGATGTGCGACCGTTGCGGCGAGAACAATCTCGACGAAGCCTCAACGTGCCGGATGTGCGGGTTCAAGCTGTCGGATGCGGCGTCTCGCGCCGAGGCCGCGCGGCTGTGGCGCATCAGACGGTACGCAAGCGGGGCGCCGCGTCTCTCCACCCGGGCCCGCGGAATCCTCTCCGTCCTCTTCGGCGCCGCCGGCGCATTCATCGTCCTTTCCTCGCTCGACCTACAGATGGACCTCTTGCCCGTGGGCGTGGCGGCGATCTGCGCCTTCCTGGGCCTCTACCTTGGCCTCTCCGTGATACGCGAACTGCGGTTCATCGAGGGCGTGGTGTGGTCGCGAGGGCTGGCGTTGGCGGGAGCCGTGATCTCCACGGGTGTGCTGGCGGCGCCCGCCCTGATGGTGCTGGTCGCCGCCGCGATGTTCCCGCACAAACTCGTCGCGGAACCCAGGGCGATCAACAACCTCCGCAAATTGTCTATTGCCATCCAGGCTTACGCGACGGACAATGGCGACCGTCTGCCGGGGTGGATGTCGGATGCGTCGGGCACGGCCAATCACAACGTGTGGGACCAGCAGTTGGCGCCCTACCTTCAGGGGGACGAGAACTTCCTGAGCAGCGCAGACGGCAAAGGGATACGGTCGCCGTCCCAGCCCCCGCCGCGCACACGGGTGGTGTACTACGGGCTGAACGGCCTGCTGATCACGCGTCCGAAAGCGGCGTTCGACGGCAACGCGGACTGGGCTGCCGGCCCCTACTCTGTCTCGCTGGACGCGCTCGAAAACCGCGTCAACACGATTGTGCTGGCCGAACTCGCGACCTCCGAACCGATGGGACACCCTTACGCATTCACCGAAGCGGGCGGGCGCAAAGCAATGAAGGGTGACTCCTCTGCCTGGAACCGAGCGCTTTCCCAGTGGATTGACGTGGATCCACGCGCATGGGTAGAGACCGACGGGCCAGTGAAATCGTATTTCAAGAGGCAGTGGAATCCAAACAGGGGCGTCGGGCGATCGCTGCACCCTGGCGGGGCGTGCTATGCGTTTGCGGATGGCCACGTGGCGTTCCTGAAGCTGCGGCAGACGGCGACCGGAGGTGCAGTCGGCCTGCCAACGGAACAGTGGTGGGATGGCTCGAACACCTGGAATATGTGGAATCCGAGGTGA